CGAAAGAATTATTACTAATGGCGCTGGGCGGATGCACCTCAAACGATGTGATTCCGATATTGAAAAAGAAAAAAGTTGAACTCGATGGATTTGAAATCCATTTAACGGGAACTGTCCGCGAAGAACATCCGCAAGTATTTACGGATATTCATATCGAGTATGTTTTTTACGGAGAACAAATTCACGCGGAAGATGTTGAACGTGCGATTGAACTTTCCACGACGAAGTATTGCTCCATAACAGCAATGCTTTCCGCTATCGTGAAAATTACACATTCGTATCGAATAGAAGAAAAGAAAAACGAATAAGAGTCTGATTATTTCCGTATGCAAAGTTTCTTACTTTCTGTTGAGAAACGTTTGCTGGCGCATTAAAAATTGTCCATCGGAAATCAGAGAAATATGCGCTGCATATACAAAACATACAGACCCGTGTTGGATGATTACTAAAAAACCTTGCGATTGCAAAAGTGCAGAATGTCGCATTTGTCCCGTGTATCAAAAAATTCCTGATGGTCATTCATTGAAAGAAATGATAACGCAATTTACAACGCTATGAAGAAAAATGATTTCTGCAAGCAAGGAGATAGTATCATTTCCGTTGGACAGTTTTACGAAAAATCAGCGGGACGGAAATTATTTTTACATAGATAACTTTACTTTCAGATAGAACAGTCTTTTGGAAACGAAACAAGCAAGGGGCGTTTTAAAATTTGTAAGAAAGACGATTTCAG
The genomic region above belongs to Ignavibacteria bacterium and contains:
- a CDS encoding OsmC family protein — its product is MQTKTAFLKQLQGVTLIAKSDSNHWIIMDGSPTFGGSSAGSSPKELLLMALGGCTSNDVIPILKKKKVELDGFEIHLTGTVREEHPQVFTDIHIEYVFYGEQIHAEDVERAIELSTTKYCSITAMLSAIVKITHSYRIEEKKNE